A genomic stretch from Malus domestica chromosome 15, GDT2T_hap1 includes:
- the LOC103412257 gene encoding low affinity sulfate transporter 3-like yields the protein MNLIQLNRPHVGDVAKVGLIVAHIALTEAIAVGRSFSSMKGYHIDGNKEMMAMGFMNIVGSCTSCYVAAGSFSCTAVNFSAGCETPVSNVVMAIIVIISLQFLTKLLYYTPTAILASIILSSLPGLINLSEVYKIWKVDQLDFLACIGAFFGVLFASVEIGLLVAVTISFTKIIIISIRPGTETLGKLPGTKMFCDTARYPMAVKIPGVIIICVKSAMFCFANANLVRESIRTAIPFSIYEPLTVRIQFQEIYNLLSFDFPPFYMTYMINIDTSGIATPEELHENLISEGIELAVANPRWQVIHKLKLSNFVEKIGGRVFVTVGEAVDARSSEKMATTC from the exons ATGAATCTGATACAGCTGAACCGCCCCCATGTTGGGGATGTGGCTAAAGTTGGGCTCATAGTCGCCCATATTGCACTCACG GAAGCAATTGCAGTTGGAAGATCTTTCTCATCCATGAAAGGGTACCACATAGATGGTAACAAAGAAATGATGGCAATGGGATTCATGAACATAGTGGGATCCTGTACTTCTTGCTATGTTGCAGCCG GTTCATTCTCGTGTACTGCCGTAAACTTCAGTGCCGGTTGTGAAACTCCAGTGTCAAACGTGGTCATGGCCATTATTGTGATCATATCACTGCAGTTTTTGACAAAGCTCTTGTATTACACACCAACAGCAATCCTTGCTTCAATTATTCTCTCTTCACTGCCCGGACTTATTAACCTCAGTGAAGTCTACAAAATTTGGAAGGTTGATCAGCTAGACTTCTTGGCTTGCATTGGAGCCTTCTTTGGGGTCCTATTTGCGTCCGTGGAGATTGGCCTTCTAGTTGCG GTGACCATATCATTCACAAAGATTATTATCATCTCAATTCGACCAGGCACAGAAACTCTTGGAAAACTTCCTGGAACTAAAATGTTTTGCGACACTGCACGGTATCCCATGGCTGTTAAAATTCCTGGAGTCATAATAATATGTGTCAAGTCtgccatgttttgttttgcaaatGCCAATTTGGTTAGAGAAAg TATAAGGACAGCTATTCCATTTAGCATATATGAGCCACTGACTGTACGTATACAGT TTCAAGAGATTTATAACCTCCTCTCCTTTGATTTTCCCCCTTTCTATATGACTTATATGATTAACATTGATACATCGGGAATAGCTACTCCAGAGGAGCTGCATGAGAATTTGATCTCCGAAGGAATTGAG TTAGCCGTTGCAAACCCTAGGTGGCAAGTCATTCACAAATTAAAGCTGTCCAACTTTGTGGAAAAAATTGGAGGAAGGGTCTTCGTGACGGTCGGAGAAGCAGTGGACGCGAGATCCAGTGAAAAAATGGCCACCACTTGCTAA